In the Wenzhouxiangella sp. XN24 genome, one interval contains:
- a CDS encoding cysteine synthase A has product MQAVNSVIEAIGNTPLIRLRGPSDETGCEILGKAEFMNPGGSVKDRAALGIVRDAEARGSLRPGGVIVEGTAGNTGIGLAMVGNALGYRTVIVMPETQSQEKIDTLKAYGAEVRLVPAVPYKNPENYVHVSGRIATALRESEPNGALWANQFDNTANYAFHLATTGPEIWTQTGGRIDGFICAVGTGGTLAGVGRALKARNEGVRIGLSDPTGSALYAHFTRGELKAEGNSITEGIGNGRITKNIAEAVVDHAFQVPDSESIPLVFRLLQEEGLLLGGSSGVNVAGAMRLARELGPGHTIVTILCDSGLRYRQRLFNPAFLASKGLPVPAFLET; this is encoded by the coding sequence ATGCAAGCAGTCAACAGCGTCATCGAGGCGATCGGCAACACGCCCCTGATCCGGCTGCGCGGCCCGTCGGATGAGACCGGTTGCGAGATCCTCGGCAAGGCCGAGTTCATGAACCCCGGCGGTTCGGTGAAAGACCGCGCTGCGCTCGGTATCGTGCGCGACGCCGAAGCCCGGGGCAGCCTCAGGCCCGGCGGCGTGATCGTGGAAGGCACGGCAGGCAATACCGGCATCGGCCTGGCGATGGTCGGCAATGCGCTCGGCTATCGCACCGTGATCGTGATGCCGGAAACCCAGAGCCAGGAGAAGATCGACACCCTCAAGGCCTACGGCGCGGAAGTGCGCCTCGTGCCGGCCGTGCCATACAAGAACCCGGAGAACTACGTGCACGTCTCGGGACGGATCGCCACGGCATTGCGGGAGAGCGAGCCGAACGGCGCCCTGTGGGCCAACCAGTTCGACAACACGGCGAACTACGCATTCCATCTCGCCACCACCGGACCCGAGATATGGACCCAGACGGGGGGGCGGATCGACGGCTTCATCTGCGCCGTCGGCACCGGGGGCACGCTTGCGGGTGTCGGGCGGGCTCTCAAGGCCCGCAACGAAGGCGTACGTATCGGTCTCTCGGACCCCACCGGTTCGGCCCTGTACGCGCATTTCACGCGTGGCGAACTCAAGGCCGAAGGCAACTCCATCACCGAGGGCATCGGCAACGGCCGGATCACGAAGAACATCGCCGAGGCGGTCGTGGATCACGCCTTCCAGGTACCGGACTCGGAGTCCATCCCGCTCGTGTTCCGCCTGTTGCAGGAGGAAGGGCTTTTGCTCGGCGGCTCCAGCGGCGTGAACGTCGCCGGCGCGATGCGCCTGGCGCGCGAACTCGGGCCCGGCCACACCATCGTGACCATCCTGTGCGATTCCGGCCTGCGTTACCGCCAGCGGCTGTTCAACCCGGCCTTTCTCGCATCGAAAGGACTGCCGGTGCCGGCGTTCCTCGAAACCTGA
- a CDS encoding PLP-dependent aspartate aminotransferase family protein, translating to MTSKTGRDAFGTRAIHAGQSVDPSTGAVMQPIYATSTYAQSSPGVHQGYEYSRTQNPTRMAWERCIADLEDGTHGFAFASGMAAIATLLELLDAGSHVVAMDDLYGGTGRLFNRVRARSAGLRVSYADLSAPDALEEALREDTRMVWIETPTNPMLKLVDIEAVAARARAHGAIVVVDNTFASPWGQRPLTLGADIVMHSATKYLNGHSDVVGGVVVVRDEALAEQLGFLQNSIGAVAGPFDSFLALRGVKTLELRMARHNENGLAVARWLEGRRGVTRVLYPWLESHPQQALARRQMAGGGGIVSFDISGGLPAARTFLENCRLFTLAESLGGVESLVNHPAIMTHASVPAETRGRLGISDTLIRLSVGIEESDDLLADLEQALAAAGA from the coding sequence ATGACCAGTAAGACAGGCCGGGACGCCTTCGGCACACGCGCGATCCACGCCGGCCAGTCGGTGGACCCCTCGACGGGCGCCGTCATGCAGCCCATCTACGCCACCTCGACATATGCGCAGTCGAGTCCCGGTGTGCACCAGGGCTACGAGTACTCCCGCACGCAGAATCCGACCCGGATGGCGTGGGAGCGGTGCATCGCCGATCTCGAGGACGGCACTCACGGTTTCGCTTTCGCCTCGGGCATGGCGGCGATCGCCACGCTGCTCGAGTTGCTGGACGCGGGCAGTCACGTGGTGGCCATGGACGATCTCTACGGCGGCACGGGTCGCCTGTTCAACCGCGTCAGGGCGCGCAGCGCCGGCCTGCGGGTGAGCTATGCGGATCTCTCCGCGCCGGACGCTCTCGAAGAGGCGTTGCGCGAGGACACGCGCATGGTGTGGATCGAGACACCCACCAACCCGATGCTCAAGCTGGTCGATATCGAGGCTGTCGCCGCACGCGCCCGTGCGCATGGCGCCATCGTGGTGGTGGACAACACCTTTGCCAGCCCCTGGGGCCAGCGGCCGTTGACGCTCGGCGCCGACATCGTCATGCATTCCGCGACCAAGTACCTCAACGGCCATTCAGACGTCGTCGGTGGTGTCGTGGTGGTGCGCGATGAGGCGCTCGCTGAACAGCTCGGCTTCCTGCAGAACTCGATCGGCGCGGTGGCCGGGCCGTTCGACAGCTTCCTGGCATTGCGCGGCGTAAAGACGCTCGAGTTGCGCATGGCGCGGCACAACGAGAACGGCCTGGCCGTGGCCCGCTGGCTCGAGGGTCGTCGTGGCGTGACGCGGGTCCTCTACCCATGGCTGGAATCCCATCCGCAACAGGCGCTCGCGCGGCGACAGATGGCCGGGGGCGGGGGGATCGTCAGTTTCGATATCTCGGGGGGGCTGCCGGCCGCTCGGACATTCCTCGAGAACTGCCGGCTGTTCACGCTCGCCGAGAGCCTCGGTGGCGTGGAGAGCCTGGTCAACCACCCGGCGATCATGACGCACGCCTCCGTGCCGGCGGAGACGCGCGGGCGGCTCGGCATCAGCGACACCCTGATCCGCTTGTCTGTCGGCATCGAGGAGTCCGACGACCTGCTGGCGGATCTCGAGCAGGCGCTCGCCGCCGCCGGCGCCTGA
- a CDS encoding cystathionine beta-synthase, producing MRIYQNVLEMVGATPMLEVTRIDTGPCRLFLKLELMNPGGSIKDRIGISMIAEAERRGDIRPGDLLVEATAGNTGIGLALAASQKGYRLVLVLPDKMSQEKIFNLRAMGAEIVLTRSDVGKGHPEYYQDLAQRIAEERGGYYVNQFGNPDNPAAHEQTTGPEIWEQMEQDVDAIVVGVGSSGTISGMTRFFRDVAPELEFVLADPEGSILAEYIRSGTMGKGGSWLVEGIGEDFIPDIADLSMVRAAYTIGDAESFSMARELLRSEGILAGSSSGTLLAAALRYCREQTTPKRVVAFACDTGNKYLSKLYNDFWMEDQGFIQREEFGDLRDLIGRPHEHRATITVSADDVITTAHNRLRNAGFSQLPVMDADQLVGVITEDDIIRVAFGHPALMSKPVSFAMRTRFLKVDKSTSLDNLVALLHGDSYAAVTEEDGTRFLGLITRSDVLNYLRRLHQREPNDQ from the coding sequence ATGAGGATCTACCAGAACGTGCTCGAGATGGTCGGCGCGACGCCGATGCTCGAGGTCACCCGGATCGATACGGGCCCCTGCCGTCTGTTCCTCAAGCTCGAGCTCATGAATCCCGGCGGCTCCATCAAGGACCGCATCGGGATCTCGATGATTGCCGAAGCCGAGAGGCGCGGCGACATCCGCCCGGGCGACCTCCTGGTGGAAGCGACGGCCGGCAACACGGGCATCGGCCTGGCGCTGGCGGCATCGCAGAAGGGCTACCGGCTGGTGCTCGTGCTGCCCGACAAGATGAGCCAGGAAAAGATCTTCAACCTGCGGGCGATGGGCGCCGAGATCGTCCTGACGCGTTCCGATGTCGGCAAGGGCCACCCCGAGTATTACCAGGATCTCGCGCAGCGCATCGCGGAGGAACGCGGCGGCTACTACGTCAACCAGTTCGGCAATCCCGACAACCCGGCCGCCCACGAACAGACGACCGGACCGGAAATATGGGAGCAGATGGAGCAGGACGTCGATGCCATCGTCGTCGGTGTCGGTTCCAGCGGGACGATTTCCGGCATGACCCGGTTTTTCCGCGACGTGGCGCCGGAGCTGGAATTCGTGCTGGCCGACCCGGAGGGTTCGATTCTCGCGGAGTACATCCGCAGCGGGACCATGGGGAAGGGCGGCAGCTGGCTGGTGGAAGGAATCGGCGAAGACTTCATTCCGGACATCGCCGACCTTTCGATGGTGCGGGCCGCCTATACGATCGGCGACGCCGAATCGTTTTCCATGGCGCGGGAATTGCTGCGCAGCGAGGGCATTCTCGCCGGCTCGTCGTCCGGCACGCTGCTGGCGGCCGCGCTGCGCTATTGTCGCGAGCAGACCACGCCCAAGCGGGTCGTCGCGTTCGCCTGCGATACCGGCAACAAGTACCTGTCGAAGCTGTACAACGATTTCTGGATGGAAGACCAGGGCTTCATCCAGCGCGAGGAATTCGGCGATCTGCGCGATCTCATCGGCCGGCCGCATGAGCATCGCGCCACCATCACGGTGAGCGCCGACGACGTGATCACCACTGCGCACAATCGTCTGCGGAACGCCGGTTTCTCTCAGTTGCCGGTCATGGACGCAGACCAGCTGGTCGGCGTGATCACCGAGGACGACATCATTCGCGTCGCTTTCGGCCATCCCGCGCTGATGTCGAAGCCGGTCAGTTTCGCCATGCGGACACGTTTTCTGAAAGTGGACAAGTCGACGTCGCTCGACAATCTCGTGGCCTTGCTGCACGGCGACTCCTACGCCGCGGTCACCGAGGAGGATGGCACGCGCTTTCTCGGCCTTATCACCCGCTCGGACGTATTGAATTACCTGCGCCGGCTGCACCAGAGGGAACCCAATGACCAGTAA
- the prmC gene encoding peptide chain release factor N(5)-glutamine methyltransferase — MADEDFNHSIKQYLDDGTAILRGVSESPRLEAELLMGLVFRKPRSFLLTWPERLLSEAEAQHYETLLRRRFSGEPIAYMTGLREFWSMPLKVTPEVLIPRPETELLVEKALLRLPSDEEVRVLDLGAGSGAASLAIARERPRATVVGIDISEAALNVARLNAKLQKLDNVEFRESDWFDAVRGEKFHVVIGNPPYVAEDDPHLARGDARFEPRLALDAGPAGMDCLRAIVDRAHNYIVRQGWLLLEHGGSQHLPLRRLLEAQHYHDITVHKDLAGHDRVTECRFVE, encoded by the coding sequence ATGGCCGACGAAGATTTCAACCACTCCATCAAGCAATACCTCGACGACGGCACCGCCATCCTGCGTGGCGTCAGCGAGAGCCCGCGGCTCGAAGCCGAATTGCTCATGGGCCTGGTATTCCGCAAGCCGCGCAGTTTTCTGCTGACCTGGCCGGAGCGCCTGCTGAGCGAAGCCGAGGCGCAGCACTACGAGACTTTGCTGCGGCGACGCTTTTCCGGGGAACCGATCGCCTACATGACGGGGCTCAGGGAATTCTGGTCGATGCCGCTGAAGGTGACGCCGGAAGTCCTGATCCCGCGTCCCGAAACCGAGCTCCTCGTCGAGAAAGCCCTGTTGCGCCTGCCAAGCGACGAGGAAGTCCGCGTGCTCGATCTCGGCGCCGGCTCGGGGGCGGCCTCACTGGCCATCGCCCGCGAGCGCCCGCGCGCCACGGTCGTCGGAATCGATATTTCCGAGGCCGCGCTCAACGTGGCGCGCCTGAATGCAAAACTGCAGAAGCTGGACAATGTCGAGTTCCGCGAGAGCGACTGGTTCGATGCGGTGCGCGGCGAGAAATTCCATGTCGTCATCGGCAACCCGCCCTACGTGGCCGAGGACGACCCGCACCTTGCGCGGGGCGACGCCCGCTTCGAGCCGCGCCTCGCGCTCGACGCCGGGCCGGCAGGGATGGACTGCCTGCGGGCCATCGTGGACCGCGCGCACAACTACATCGTCCGCCAGGGCTGGCTGTTGCTGGAACATGGCGGCAGCCAGCACCTGCCCCTGCGCCGGCTCCTCGAGGCCCAGCACTACCATGACATCACCGTCCACAAGGACCTCGCGGGACACGACCGGGTGACCGAATGCCGTTTCGTCGAGTGA
- a CDS encoding HesA/MoeB/ThiF family protein — translation MSTDRYARHLALAGFGPAEQARLRAATALVIGAGGLGSPVLLYLAAAGIGRLVVSDFDTVDVTNLQRQVLFNAADVGRPKAEAAAAHLRELNPETAVSVVDRRLLGDELLAAVAAADVVLDCCDNFGTRFALNLACVQARKPLVSGAAIRFEGQLAVFRLDRPGEACYRCLWQEEAEELESCRGNGVLGPVPGVIGSLMAVEALKIASGCAPSADGKLVLYDAIGNDWRQLKLERDPACAACGTDASEQ, via the coding sequence TTGAGCACGGATCGTTATGCAAGGCACCTCGCGCTCGCCGGTTTCGGCCCCGCCGAGCAGGCCCGCCTCAGGGCGGCGACCGCGCTGGTGATCGGCGCCGGCGGGCTCGGTTCGCCGGTGTTGCTCTACCTCGCCGCCGCCGGCATCGGCCGCCTCGTGGTGAGCGACTTCGACACGGTGGACGTGACCAACCTGCAGCGCCAGGTGCTGTTCAACGCCGCGGACGTCGGGCGGCCCAAGGCCGAGGCCGCCGCAGCGCACCTGCGGGAACTCAACCCGGAAACGGCGGTCTCTGTGGTGGACCGCCGGCTGCTCGGCGACGAACTCCTGGCGGCGGTGGCGGCGGCGGACGTGGTGCTGGACTGTTGCGACAACTTCGGCACGCGCTTCGCCTTGAATCTCGCCTGCGTGCAGGCGCGCAAGCCGCTGGTGTCGGGCGCGGCGATTCGATTCGAGGGCCAGCTGGCGGTGTTCCGTCTCGACCGGCCCGGCGAGGCTTGTTACCGCTGCCTGTGGCAGGAAGAAGCTGAGGAACTCGAAAGCTGCCGCGGCAACGGCGTGCTCGGGCCTGTCCCCGGCGTGATCGGCAGCCTGATGGCCGTCGAGGCGCTCAAAATCGCGAGCGGCTGCGCGCCGTCCGCGGACGGCAAGCTGGTCTTGTACGACGCCATCGGGAACGACTGGCGCCAGTTGAAACTGGAACGCGATCCCGCGTGTGCGGCCTGTGGAACGGACGCATCGGAACAATGA